AGCATGGAGAAGCCATCTGGTATGTTGGAAGGTTCCAGAAAGGTCGCGCCTAATTCTCCGGGGGCGGTCCAGATTTTGTCGAACGACGTGACTTGCCGGAGTTGAAGGCCGCCGAGATCGATCTCGCCGGTGGCAAAACCGCCACCGGGTGGAAGAGTGGGCGGCGGAGAAGGGAATTTGAAGAGGGTGTCGATTGGGAGAGCAGCCCGGGCGGCAGCGGTGGCGGCTTTGTTTGAGGAGGAGGTGCCGGTGGAGGGGAGACAGTTGCCCATGGCGATTATGTGAAAAAGAGGGAGAGTTTGGAGAGGTTGATGATGctttattatactactacaagaGTCATATTCGAAGCATTATTGTTAAGTAAGAGTGAAAGCTGTCGTGTTGAGAAATGATGATGATCAAGTCGGCACTGGTCCCTACCTCTCCAAGGCTCCAAGTATTTCTGTTGTACAAGTGTTTTTAGAAATTGATAATGATTTTTCATCTGCCGCAAATATGACTCGAGCTTCTAATTTATTAGACGGAGGCAAatgaatcaataaatattttatccttatttttgACGTCCAAGTTTATTTTAAGATCGCCACttattgtaaattttgattcGAACTTCCAACCTATTAAATCGACGAAAAACATGTTCTCAGTTCAGTTTCGGTTGCAGGTTGTTGATCTCTTGCATTGTCCTCCTGGTATGgagaaatgaaacaaaaaaacagtAAATGAAGatgtgatttgatttgattgttgTTTAGATTAATCTCTAATTAATGCATATGACACAAGCTTTGTTGTAACGTTGAGGGAAAAGACGAAAAGTAGATTCTGTTGGCCACACATATAATCCATAAGCTAGGAGAAAAGTCAAGACTGTCGGTGGTGTATCGTTGAAGTATTGTTAACAATTtctttcgattttttttttttgtattagtaTTACGTTatggagagaaaaaggtaATGCGTTTATATTTCGAAAAGCCCTCAGACGTATAAATGATGAACAAATGATAAGTAGTATTCGATAAAAAGATCTTGAAGATGGATTTAAGTGTTAATTACGCAAAGCATCGAGGTATGTCTGAGAAGTGATATTGACTATTGAGAGATTTCCACGCGactaattaagttaaaaataaCACGAATAATTAAGAATCTGATGTGGCTAAAAGAAGTTACGCAAACCCCATAGAGAAGTACGCAGTTACGGTTATAATTACCATATTCAATGCACTATAATGAGTTCGTTGCCATCAAAACATCTAATTTCGCTGCAATTTCAGTTTGTCTTGCAAAGAAGGCAAGAAAAAAACTGTTAGTATAACAAATTGTAGCTTACAATAAGCTAACAGTACATTATTATCTTAAACTATAATAAGTTCAAGATGAAAGAGTTATATACTATAttctatatttctattttatcataACTCTATGCTTCATCGCCACTCCAGTTTTTTTTGACCTTGGGTCCCGTGGGCCCATCCATCCCATAAACTTCATCAATCACCTTCACCAATTTATCCAATTCTTTCTTCAACGGTCCCGGCAGAAACTTCCTCACCTTCCTCACTTCCGCAGCCGTATCATACTCCTTCGTGGGCCCCCACTTGCTCTGATAACTCAGCCACGCTGGCTCCGCCACGGCCTCCGCCTCCCCCTCGGACGCCACCAGCACGAACCTCGCCCCTGTATCCACCACCTTGTTGCTCTTGGCCCAATCATTCCTTATCCCGATCCCGTCCCCGGGCCCCTGCAGATACAGCCCCGGCTCGTTATTCGCAGCGTGCCCGTTCTTCGAAGAATACCATGCGAACCTATTCCCGCTTTCAAACTGCAGCTCAGAAGCATTAACCCATTTCCCCCCACTGTGTTGGGAGAAATACACTCTGTCAAGAACCCCATCCACGTTTCTCACTCTCAGTGTCACGTGCTCCCAGTCGCTCACATGCTCGCCGATTTTCCCAAGCGACACTCTCTTAATAAACTTTATTTTCGCAGTCGCGTGACCGTTGAAAGGATAAAACATCCACACCTgaacagtggcggacgcaaataaaaatgttaataaaggataaattaattttataattttctaagcattaatttcataaatactaacacatttttttttaataatttatactctaTCTATCCACTAAAATAGTCTTATGGGTAGACGttcaaataaaagtgataaagtaagagaaaattagaaattttggataaagtatgaaagaaaaaatgaaaaaatgggtaaagtatgagagagaataagaaaagatagattaaatattttaatgaaattttttattttcaaatgagaCTATTATTTAAggatatattaaaatgaaaaaattgaatcattttaaatatttgagagaaaaaatttattggtAACATCTTTAGTGGTTCCACCCACACACCTAAATACATATGCGGAcacaaatgagactattttattgttttttccttttgtaatttttttaaaaattatatcgattttatgtaactttattataaaatggcCCATATAGTTGATGATTTCTGTGTCAGCCCTTGCCTGAATATCTGTGAATGTCCCATTCTCAACGCCCGGTTTGAAGTGGACGTACGCCTCCGCGCTTGCTATATCCCCATGGCTAACCCTATCCCGGCTTCCCTTGTCGGCCGGGAGGTCAATCCAGTACGAGCCGTCCGGATCATCTCCCTTAGGGAGGTTGGCCCCATCTGGCTCGATCTGGAGAGGCTTCGACTCCTCCCCCTTCTTGTAAAGTAAGGCGCCGTTGCTGAAGAACCAATTAACCGATGAGGGGAGGTATCCTTCGTCGGGATGGAGATAAAGATAGGGAGCGTAGGCTCGGAACAAGTCTTCCATTTCGGTTCGGGTGAGCGGCGTGTTGATTGGATTGGAAGCTGCTCCCCTCAGTAATAGCAACACATATGTAAGAAGAAACATCGACAATTTACTCATCTTGCAAGATGAAGAGCTGCAAAGAAATGAATCCTTTGACATGATCATCCTACCTCAAAAATTGTCTACCTTTTTCTGTTTAATAGCCAACCCCATTaactcttatatttatatctttgatAATTAGAGGAGTTATGATTGTGAAATTCGGTTTCATTGATTCCAGATTATAAAAGCAATTGTGGAACTCCTGTATTTAATTCGTCACAATCTCCTCTTCTCGTCaaacattataaattataaagatcTGAAGATTGtgaaaaaaagtcaaaagtgAAGTTAGCTATATATTTCAGTCAACGCACTTACTTACTGGAAAAAATAACAAGATACACTTAATAATTACATCAGATGGGACatgatagaaaataaaatttagctatacatttgacaaaaaaaaaaaaaaagcaagtgTATCAGTTTAATGCGTATTCAtaataaaacttaatattGCAATCAAATTTGCTATATAAATCTTCtgaataatttaaagaaatcgTAATCAGAGAAATATTATaagtacaaaaaaaatcaaaataatatataaatagttaCATTGCATCTTagtatcaaaaaaatattgcgTACAATTTTTGTAagactattaatttttaataaaatttagtacCGACTTAATAAAATTTCTGAGTTCCTGCGGCAGCGGATCTATTTAACGTTTAAGATTTGTGAAACTGTTCATTAATCGTAGCATTATAGTCATTTAATATGGTTATGTTAACCGTTTCTACTTCTCTAGGGTTTGCGAAACTTCTTCTAGCCACGtcacattattaattattctttttatgtttaactTAGTCgctattgaattttatattttttataaaatcgggtaattcaaaataatagtttAACGTTCAATACGATGGGCTggctatataattaatttaatactactgcTCTTGTAAGAGAATTTAAGCAGTGTAATCAGTAATGAGtgaaaaatattgtactaAGACAtcattaatttgtaatttgctCCTCTCTATATCTGATTCTATCTCTCTATCTATATTTCtgtttatatactactcctatctCGTTATCTCTATCTccatctctatctctctttGACTATCTACAATTTCCGTTCATTTCTCTTCCATCTTTTATATAAAAGCACAATTAAGTAATTAACAGCACCCTCTTCAATGGAATGGCATCGGCTGAGCCCGTCATTGTTTAGATTTCATAATTGAAACTTCTCATTTCGTTGTTTAAATAACGGTTAATGCACAAAATTGTTCATTTGctaattttttggtttataaaaatgtttttgataGAATGTTTATCAGGATTATCatattgataatatttttgcgatttttcataaaatgcTTCTTTGCTGCTAACACGTCATCCTTTTAATTTGTATCGTATAAAAAAGTAACCGCTACAGATTTATCTTTGTCTTGCAAACACGGGTCGGCAAGAGAGAGGGTTTGACACCaatgattttgttaattacattaaacaagaaaatttcaatttgttgaataaaatcatacatctcaattctcattcATTATAAATCTGTTAGCCatagaattattttagtaaatatatatgattacgaaaattgtattttttccttgttttaatgaattatattaattgatcCCTTTTGTTACTGTAGACTTACCTCATAAGAATCGAAATCTCAGATGTTCCATATTTCACGAGTACATTAACTAGTTCGGACCAAATAACTACAGCAGGATATTgaactaataagaaaatttatgtatGTAATTATTACACATTCTATATATTAGCTACTCCGCCAAGAatatgtagtactattatttttaacacgcattttttaagaaaataactaaCAGATGTGTTCTAGCCACCAATATTAAACAGTTTtcttacaaattaaaaaaaaaaaaaaaaaatttgtttgtaaACAAAAAGTAGCAAGTTTACAATAagttagtactagtattaattatctATAGTACAACTAGTATGATAATGAATCAAAGATAAAGAAGTTATCTTATCCTATGCTTCATTGCCACTCCAATTATCTTTTACCTTGGGTCCCGTGGGCCCATCCGTACCATAAACTTCATCAATCACCTTCACCATTTTATCCAACGCTTTCTTTAATTTTCCCAGCAGAAACTTCCTCACCTTCCTCACTTCTGCAGCCGTATCATACTGCTTCGTGGGCCCCCACTTGCTCTGATAACTCAACCACGGCGGCTCCACCACGGCCTCCGCCTCCCCCTCCGATGCCACCACCACGAACCTCGCCCCCGTGTCCACCACTTTGTTGCTCTTTGCCCAATCATTCCTTATCCCGACCCCATTCCCGGGCCCCTGCAGATACAGTCCCGGCTCGTTGTTCCCAGCGTGCCCGTTCCTCGAAGAATACCATGCGAACCTATTCCCGCTTTCAAACTGCAGCAGAGAAGCATCAACCCATTTCCCCCCGCTGTGTTGGGAGAAATATACTCGGTCTAGAACTCCATCCACGTTCCTTACTCTCAGCGTCACGTGCTCCCAATCGCTCACGTGCTCGCCGACTTTCCCCAGCGACACTCTCttaataaacaatatttttgCAGTCGCATGGCCGTTGAATGGATAAAACATCCACACCTGAATAGCGGCGGcagataaaaatattagcaaaatattaattttatagtaatttgaGTAGGACAAAacaatttttctaaaatttactCACTACATCCATATATGCTTAATTGACACGAGTTTAccaacacatgttttaagaaatgtactGAAAATTATGTGTAAAAAGTTAGGAAAATGGTATATCCAATACCAAAGGTCCAAAGGTAGTAAAAGTGAATGAGAATTAATTATGGACggacaaaaaatgaaagttatgttaattaatcatggacggagggGGAGTTaagttaaaagaaaaaagtaacgGCTTAAGCCCCTAGAGAGTCCTTAGTGGTTCCCCATGGACCTGAATATCTGTGAACGTCCCGTTCTCAACGCCCGGTTTGAAGTGGACATACGCCTCTGCACTCGCTATATCCCCCTGGCTAACCCTATCCTGGCCTCCCTTGTCGGCCGGGAGGTCAATCCAGTACGAGCCATCCGGATCACCTCCCATAGGGAGGTTCGCGCCATCTGGCTCGATCCGGACCGGCCTCGACTCCTCCCCTTTCGTATACAGCAATGCGCCATTGCTGAAAAACCAATCCACCGAAGACGGGAGGTATTCTTCATCAGGGTGGAGATAAAGATACGGAGCGTAGGCGCGGAACAAGTCTTCCATTTGGGTTCGAGTTAGCGGCGAGTTGATTGGGAGAGGATTGGAAGCTGCCCCCCTCAATAATAGCAACACATATGCAACAAGAAACATTGACAATGCACATTTCTTGGTCGGATTAAACCTTAATCCTCCTTCGGTAGAAGATGAAGAGCAAAGAAATGAATCCTTTGACATGATCATCCTACCTCAAAAATTGTCTACGTTTTTGTTTACTTACCAACCTCATTAActttagtattaattatatctttgatACTAAGTAGAGGAGTTATGATTGTGAAATTCGGTTTCATTGACTCCAGATTATAAATCTATTAAGGAACTCCTACTATTTAATTCGCCCCAAAATTGCAATCAATCTCCTCTCCTTAAACTTTTAAGAAGATCTGAAGATGTGATTATGAACTTAGcctattttagtattttagtcAACGCACTTATTGTATGAATCGTGATTTTGAAATGAAGACTTCATTATGTAATTAGAGAAAGCATTGACATTTGCCGCAAATAATTGGTGACATTAGAGACAGAGAGTGTTCCATTAAATCTAAGtcaatactactataataacGAATAGCTAATAATCTGACGTGGCTAGAAGAACTTACACAAACCCCATAAAAAAGTGGAAGATACagttaaaataacaatattcaaTGCACTATCAATGCCTATAATCATCagtttcataaattttaaacgttaattttaaattagtccactctaatataatttgtaaagtttgacacatattttaagaaaataattaacgGATGTGTTTTCAACGGAGATAAACTATTAGTACTACATAGATTATAGTGTGTTTTCTTAAAAAAGAGGTGTTATAATAAACCCTAACCAGGAATATTTGGTCTCCTATATTATCAATTATTCTATTACTAAGTCAGCACACGCACTAACatacaactctatctctatttttcatCACCAGTCCAAGAATCTTTAGACTTGGGTCCCGTGGGCCCATCTTTCCCAAAAACTTGATCAATCACCTTCACCAATTTATCCAAGGTGTCCTTCAACTTCCCGGGAAGCAAATTCCTCGCGTCCCTCACCTCCGCCGCCGTATCATACTGCACTGTGGGCCCCCACTTCCTCTCATAGTTCAACCACGGCGGCTCCTCCACGGCCTCCCCCTCGGATGCCACCACCACGAACCTCGCCCCTGTATCCACCACCTTGTCGCTCTTGGCCCAATCATTCCTTATCCCGACATCATTCCCGCCGGGCCCCTGCAGAAACAGCCCCTCCTCGTTATTTCCAGCGTGCCCGTTCCTCGAAGAATACCATGCGAACCGTTTCTCCGTTTGATTTTGAAACTGCAGCTCAGAAGCATTAACCCATTTCCCCCCACTGTGTTGGGAGAAATACACTCTGTCAAGAACTCCATCCACGTTTCTCACTCTCAGCGTCACGTGCTCCCAGTCCCCCACGTGCTCGCCGACTTTCCCCAACGCCAATTTGTTAATAAACCCTATTTTCGCAGTCGCGTGGCCGTTGTAAGGATAAAACATCCACACCTGAACAATGGTCGACGCAgacaaaattttgataaagacaacattaaattttactacttctgtccaaatagaaacttttgaaacgacacgggttttaatgcataattggtaaagtaagaaaaaagaattggtaaagtaagagagagaaaaaataaatagtaaagtaaga
The genomic region above belongs to Salvia hispanica cultivar TCC Black 2014 chromosome 3, UniMelb_Shisp_WGS_1.0, whole genome shotgun sequence and contains:
- the LOC125215364 gene encoding uncharacterized protein LOC125215364 encodes the protein MEDLFRAYAPYLYLHPDEEYLPSSVDWFFSNGALLYTKGEESRPVRIEPDGANLPMGGDPDGSYWIDLPADKGGQDRVSQGDIASAEAYVHFKPGVENGTFTDIQVWMFYPFNGHATAKILFIKRVSLGKVGEHVSDWEHVTLRVRNVDGVLDRVYFSQHSGGKWVDASLLQFESGNRFAWYSSRNGHAGNNEPGLYLQGPGNGVGIRNDWAKSNKVVDTGARFVVVASEGEAEAVVEPPWLSYQSKWGPTKQYDTAAEVRKVRKFLLGKLKKALDKMVKVIDEVYGTDGPTGPKVKDNWSGNEA
- the LOC125215357 gene encoding uncharacterized protein LOC125215357, with amino-acid sequence MEDLFRAYAPYLYLHPDEGYLPSSVNWFFSNGALLYKKGEESKPLQIEPDGANLPKGDDPDGSYWIDLPADKGSRDRVSHGDIASAEAYVHFKPGVENGTFTDIQVWMFYPFNGHATAKIKFIKRVSLGKIGEHVSDWEHVTLRVRNVDGVLDRVYFSQHSGGKWVNASELQFESGNRFAWYSSKNGHAANNEPGLYLQGPGDGIGIRNDWAKSNKVVDTGARFVLVASEGEAEAVAEPAWLSYQSKWGPTKEYDTAAEVRKVRKFLPGPLKKELDKLVKVIDEVYGMDGPTGPKVKKNWSGDEA
- the LOC125211386 gene encoding uncharacterized protein LOC125211386, coding for MLLLTCVFLLFWGAASRPLPLPTNTLINRTQMEAWFRAYAPYVYLHPDDKYHPSSVDWFFSNGALLYNKEDKSKPVRIEPGGANLPKGGDPDDGLYWMDLPNEKEAQEKVRRGDIASAEAYVHFKPAVLNGAFTDIQVWMFYPYNGHATAKIGFINKLALGKVGEHVGDWEHVTLRVRNVDGVLDRVYFSQHSGGKWVNASELQFQNQTEKRFAWYSSRNGHAGNNEEGLFLQGPGGNDVGIRNDWAKSDKVVDTGARFVVVASEGEAVEEPPWLNYERKWGPTVQYDTAAEVRDARNLLPGKLKDTLDKLVKVIDQVFGKDGPTGPKSKDSWTGDEK